One stretch of Halobaculum marinum DNA includes these proteins:
- a CDS encoding sensor histidine kinase has product MTNSGGREEPRDDAVTRGAATRDGADAPAEVDDDAGPAWFSTALAASGVFTGALVVGTAALAFTSAGRSPGSIVLGLVGPLCAVWAYGVTLAWVARTRPPRHHHARLAGWLVIGVIPLVVGAVVMQAYSAAVGALSSFSPAAAGGWACGGVVFGAAVGIGDVRVRMRTAEAEEANARFERLVEVLTVLNRVLRHDVRNDLTVIAGYIDLARREGDASIAEYLDGIEARAERIERLSDHARLAEDAVLGDETIEGTTDLALVAERVVGTIARDFPAAAVSVQVNPEGTSARVPGHDLLESAIHNVVENAVEHAGREDPTVDVTVRVRQTDAVDDDATPRLPSGRAPVGVVEVVVADDGPGFPDRERAVLEEGGEDALESSSGMGLWVVHWIVDTVGGVTTVADRDGGGSVVTLRFPRVDDGE; this is encoded by the coding sequence GTGACGAACTCGGGCGGACGTGAGGAACCGAGAGACGACGCCGTGACCCGCGGCGCCGCGACTCGCGACGGCGCCGACGCGCCGGCGGAGGTCGACGACGACGCCGGACCGGCCTGGTTCTCCACCGCACTGGCGGCCAGCGGCGTGTTCACGGGGGCGCTCGTCGTCGGGACGGCCGCCCTCGCGTTCACCTCCGCGGGGCGGTCCCCGGGGTCGATCGTGTTGGGTCTCGTCGGCCCGCTGTGTGCGGTGTGGGCGTACGGCGTCACCCTCGCGTGGGTGGCGCGCACGCGCCCGCCGCGCCACCACCACGCCCGTCTCGCCGGCTGGCTGGTGATCGGGGTGATCCCGCTGGTGGTCGGTGCGGTCGTGATGCAGGCGTACAGCGCCGCCGTCGGGGCGCTGTCGTCGTTCTCGCCGGCGGCCGCGGGCGGGTGGGCCTGCGGCGGGGTCGTGTTCGGCGCCGCCGTCGGCATCGGCGACGTCCGCGTCCGGATGCGCACGGCGGAGGCCGAGGAGGCGAACGCCCGCTTCGAGCGACTCGTCGAGGTGCTCACCGTCCTCAACCGGGTGTTGCGCCACGACGTGCGCAACGACCTCACCGTGATCGCGGGGTACATCGACCTCGCGCGCCGCGAGGGCGACGCCTCCATCGCCGAGTACCTCGACGGCATCGAGGCACGCGCCGAGCGCATCGAGCGGCTGAGCGACCACGCGCGCCTCGCCGAGGACGCGGTGTTGGGCGACGAGACGATCGAGGGGACGACCGACCTCGCGCTCGTCGCCGAGCGCGTCGTCGGCACCATCGCCCGCGACTTCCCCGCCGCGGCGGTGTCGGTGCAGGTCAACCCCGAGGGAACGAGCGCCCGCGTCCCCGGCCACGACCTGCTGGAGTCGGCTATCCACAACGTCGTCGAGAACGCCGTCGAGCACGCCGGGCGCGAGGACCCGACGGTCGACGTGACCGTGCGGGTGCGCCAGACCGACGCCGTCGACGACGACGCGACCCCCCGACTGCCGTCGGGGCGAGCCCCGGTCGGCGTCGTCGAGGTAGTCGTCGCCGACGACGGCCCGGGGTTCCCCGACCGCGAGCGGGCCGTGCTGGAGGAGGGCGGCGAGGACGCGCTGGAGTCGAGTTCCGGGATGGGGCTGTGGGTGGTCCACTGGATCGTCGACACCGTCGGCGGCGTCACGACCGTCGCGGACCGCGACGGCGGCGGCAGCGTCGTCACGCTCCGGTTCCCGCGAGTCGACGACGGCGAGTGA
- a CDS encoding creatininase family protein, translating into MPETEHDLATMTWEDAGDRFLGADGVVVPTGSTEQHSVHLPLSTDSLRAEHLSAELVEAAPDHDLDLLRAPTLPYGYSEHHMPFPGTVTLSQDTYKQALIDIGASLAEHGAQRIIFLNCHGGNTQALALASDRLSRDHDTTAHVVHWTDYGRDELEEHFGEGWGHAGDHETSFVELVRDDLVKAGKKEPQNAKDLPETTSWTYFSDVTELGGMGDPTNSDPEFMEGVVERTTERILEALNEDIAEGW; encoded by the coding sequence ATGCCCGAGACCGAACACGACCTCGCGACGATGACGTGGGAGGACGCCGGCGACCGCTTCCTCGGCGCCGACGGCGTCGTCGTCCCGACCGGCTCCACCGAACAGCACTCCGTCCACCTGCCGCTGTCGACCGACAGCCTCCGCGCCGAGCACCTCTCTGCGGAGTTGGTCGAGGCAGCGCCCGACCACGACCTCGACCTCCTGCGCGCGCCGACGCTCCCCTACGGCTACAGCGAACACCACATGCCGTTCCCCGGCACCGTCACGCTCTCGCAGGACACGTACAAGCAGGCGCTCATCGATATCGGCGCCTCCCTCGCGGAGCACGGCGCACAGCGCATCATCTTCCTCAACTGCCACGGCGGCAACACGCAGGCACTGGCGCTCGCGAGCGACCGCCTCAGCCGCGACCACGACACGACCGCCCACGTCGTCCACTGGACGGACTACGGGCGCGACGAGTTGGAAGAGCACTTCGGCGAGGGGTGGGGCCACGCCGGCGACCACGAGACGAGTTTCGTCGAACTCGTGCGCGACGACCTCGTGAAGGCCGGCAAAAAGGAGCCCCAGAACGCGAAGGACCTGCCCGAGACGACCTCGTGGACGTACTTCTCGGACGTGACCGAGTTGGGCGGGATGGGCGACCCGACGAACTCCGACCCCGAGTTCATGGAGGGGGTCGTAGAGCGGACGACCGAGCGGATCCTGGAGGCGTTGAACGAGGACATCGCCGAGGGGTGGTGA
- a CDS encoding M20/M25/M40 family metallo-hydrolase, protein MSTDESAPASAADPVVADRIDDYRDSLFDLLRLPTISATGEGMDAGADAVCEFLADHGLDARRIETERYPLVYGERVAAAPDAPTVLFYGHYDVQPAEHPEQWDSPPFEPTVRDGSIYCRGAGDNKGQFAAHAFALDALGAADAVPEVTVKLLVEGGEESGSLGLKDYLDGTVADPEAESDAPAAAVRDADLVYVADGPQHRSGRPTLIYGNRGILTFQLDLETGNADLHSGNFGGPVPNAATELAEVVASLTAYGEGTDPERGYPSGGDRVAVDGFYDDVAVTDADRELVAALPDDADAVREELGLTHFATDRDYYERLLLEPTVTVNGLDAGYQGEGSKTVIPRAATAKLDSRLVPGQDPDRAFERIRDHVAGVHPDVEVTKGTGFPPMKTPVDTPASDPVRSALAAVWDADPVELPVLGGSLPAAFFRRVDALADVPVLVVPYANPDQGNHSPNEHLDLDCFERGIRTTAAVLERVAETNL, encoded by the coding sequence ATGTCCACCGACGAGTCCGCACCGGCGAGCGCGGCAGACCCCGTCGTCGCCGACCGCATCGACGACTACCGCGACTCGCTGTTCGACCTCCTCCGACTGCCGACGATCAGCGCGACCGGCGAGGGGATGGACGCCGGCGCCGACGCGGTCTGCGAGTTCCTTGCCGACCACGGCCTCGACGCGCGGCGCATCGAAACCGAGCGCTACCCGCTGGTGTACGGCGAGCGCGTCGCCGCCGCCCCCGACGCGCCGACGGTGCTGTTCTACGGTCACTACGACGTGCAGCCCGCCGAACACCCCGAGCAGTGGGACTCGCCACCGTTCGAGCCGACCGTGCGCGACGGGAGCATCTACTGCCGCGGCGCCGGCGACAACAAGGGGCAGTTCGCCGCCCACGCGTTCGCGCTCGACGCGCTCGGGGCCGCCGACGCGGTGCCCGAGGTGACGGTGAAACTCCTCGTCGAGGGCGGCGAGGAGAGCGGAAGTCTCGGGCTGAAGGACTACCTCGACGGCACTGTCGCGGACCCCGAAGCCGAGTCCGACGCGCCCGCGGCCGCCGTCCGCGACGCGGACCTAGTGTACGTCGCCGACGGCCCGCAGCACCGTTCGGGGCGCCCGACGCTCATCTACGGCAACCGCGGCATCCTCACGTTCCAACTGGACCTGGAGACGGGGAACGCGGACCTGCACTCGGGCAACTTCGGCGGCCCCGTCCCCAACGCCGCGACGGAACTCGCGGAGGTGGTGGCCTCCCTCACGGCGTACGGCGAGGGGACGGACCCCGAGCGCGGCTACCCCTCCGGCGGCGACCGGGTCGCCGTCGACGGCTTCTACGACGACGTGGCGGTCACCGACGCCGACCGCGAGTTGGTCGCGGCGCTCCCCGACGACGCGGACGCGGTGCGCGAGGAACTGGGCCTCACCCACTTCGCGACCGACCGGGACTACTACGAGCGCCTGTTGCTGGAGCCGACAGTCACGGTGAACGGCCTCGACGCGGGGTATCAGGGCGAGGGGAGTAAGACCGTCATCCCACGCGCGGCGACGGCGAAACTCGACTCGCGACTCGTCCCCGGGCAGGACCCGGACCGGGCGTTCGAGCGCATCCGCGACCACGTCGCCGGCGTCCACCCCGACGTCGAGGTGACGAAGGGGACCGGGTTCCCGCCGATGAAGACGCCGGTCGACACGCCAGCGAGCGATCCGGTTCGCTCGGCGCTGGCGGCCGTCTGGGACGCCGATCCGGTCGAACTCCCGGTCCTCGGCGGGTCACTCCCGGCGGCGTTCTTCCGTCGCGTCGACGCGCTCGCTGACGTACCGGTGCTCGTGGTGCCGTACGCGAACCCCGACCAGGGGAACCACTCGCCGAACGAGCACCTCGACCTCGACTGCTTCGAGCGTGGGATCCGGACGACGGCGGCGGTGCTGGAGCGAGTCGCCGAGACGAACCTGTAG
- a CDS encoding bactofilin family protein, whose product MTSTAARLLAVLFAVLVIASAPVAAADSRVGGTVVIAAGETVADDLEAVGGTVIIRGTVDGSVNAVGGTVVIAPTGVVRGDLTGAAGAITVEGRVEGATQVAAGSFVLREGGVLVGDAEVGAGEALIDGTTEGTLARRRHGRRRRGRHRRGRPPVRHRAVHE is encoded by the coding sequence ATGACATCCACAGCAGCGCGACTCCTCGCGGTGCTGTTCGCGGTCCTCGTGATCGCGAGCGCACCCGTCGCAGCCGCCGACTCCCGCGTGGGCGGAACCGTCGTGATCGCCGCGGGCGAGACGGTCGCCGACGACCTCGAAGCCGTCGGTGGCACCGTGATCATCCGCGGGACCGTCGACGGCAGCGTGAACGCCGTCGGTGGGACGGTCGTGATCGCGCCTACCGGCGTCGTCCGGGGGGACCTCACCGGCGCCGCGGGCGCCATCACCGTCGAGGGACGCGTCGAAGGCGCCACGCAGGTGGCCGCCGGCTCGTTCGTCCTCCGTGAGGGCGGCGTGCTCGTCGGCGACGCCGAGGTCGGCGCCGGCGAGGCGCTGATCGACGGGACCACCGAGGGTACTCTCGCTCGACGCCGGCACGGTCGTCGTCGGCGCGGGCGCCACCGTCGGGGGCGACCTCCTGTACGACACCGAGCAGTTCACGAATGA
- a CDS encoding metal ABC transporter permease, whose protein sequence is MTGVTSLAALVVAVPLLFAGVADAGDRALGVLLDDLWGGVLDVLAGATGVDVLAFPFMQRAYLAAVCVAVVGPLVGSFLVHRELAMIGDTLAHAAFAGVAAGLFVNSVFATSVPPLATALVVAALAALVVQTLVDYAGTSRDTSLAMVLTGSFAVGSVLITATDGGIAVGINAYLFGSLATVSRGNAGILLAMTVVVGLAVGAAYRPLVYVTFDEVGARAAGIDAGWYTRLLAVLTAVVVVGAMQIMGVILVAAMLVVPVATAAPVTGFKRSMAASVVAGLVATVGGVTLSYWFDVAAGGTVVLVALATYVAVTGTVRGRRRIAVRRDSEATGVAADGGDNGT, encoded by the coding sequence ATGACCGGCGTCACCTCCCTCGCCGCGCTCGTGGTCGCGGTGCCGCTCCTCTTCGCCGGCGTCGCCGACGCCGGCGACCGCGCGCTCGGTGTCCTCCTCGACGACCTGTGGGGCGGCGTGCTCGACGTGCTCGCGGGCGCGACGGGCGTCGACGTGCTCGCGTTCCCGTTCATGCAGCGAGCGTACCTCGCGGCCGTCTGCGTCGCGGTGGTGGGCCCGCTCGTCGGGAGCTTCCTCGTCCATCGCGAGTTGGCGATGATCGGCGACACGCTCGCGCACGCCGCGTTCGCGGGCGTCGCCGCGGGCCTGTTCGTCAACAGCGTCTTCGCGACGAGCGTCCCGCCGCTGGCGACGGCGCTTGTCGTCGCCGCGCTGGCGGCGCTGGTCGTCCAGACGCTCGTTGACTACGCGGGCACCTCCCGCGACACGTCGCTGGCGATGGTGCTCACCGGATCGTTCGCCGTCGGGAGCGTCCTGATCACCGCGACCGACGGCGGCATCGCGGTCGGCATCAACGCCTACCTGTTCGGCTCGCTCGCGACCGTTTCGCGGGGCAACGCTGGCATCTTGCTCGCGATGACCGTCGTCGTCGGCCTCGCGGTTGGCGCGGCCTACCGCCCGCTCGTGTACGTCACCTTCGACGAGGTGGGCGCCCGCGCCGCCGGGATCGACGCCGGGTGGTACACCCGCCTGCTGGCGGTGCTCACCGCGGTCGTGGTCGTCGGCGCCATGCAGATCATGGGCGTCATCCTCGTCGCCGCGATGTTGGTGGTCCCCGTCGCGACCGCAGCCCCGGTCACGGGGTTCAAGCGGTCGATGGCCGCGAGCGTCGTCGCCGGCCTCGTCGCCACCGTCGGCGGCGTCACGCTGTCGTACTGGTTCGACGTGGCCGCGGGCGGCACCGTCGTCCTCGTCGCGCTCGCGACGTACGTCGCCGTCACGGGCACCGTGCGGGGCCGCCGGCGGATCGCCGTCCGCCGGGATTCGGAAGCGACGGGCGTCGCTGCAGACGGCGGCGACAACGGGACCTGA
- a CDS encoding metal ABC transporter ATP-binding protein, whose product MSDARDTAVSFDDVSFAYGERSVVEDVSLTVEEGAFLGLVGPNGSGKTTLLKLAIGLIRPDSGSVTVFDDPAHRRGDGRRVGYVPQDVGGASDGMPITVAEVVRMGRYPGRLYRRFDADDRHAVAAAMDRVGIADLADRRIGRLSGGQRQRAFIARALAAEADLLALDEPTVGVDAESREAFYELLGELNAEGITVVLVEHDIGVVTAHASEIACLNRELFFHGDPDSFVETDALAEAYGNAHHVVAHDHP is encoded by the coding sequence ATGAGCGACGCCCGCGACACCGCCGTCAGCTTCGACGACGTGTCGTTCGCCTACGGCGAGCGCTCGGTCGTCGAGGACGTGTCGCTGACAGTCGAGGAGGGCGCGTTCCTCGGCCTCGTCGGGCCGAACGGCTCCGGGAAGACGACGCTGTTGAAGCTCGCGATCGGCCTGATTCGACCCGACAGCGGCTCGGTCACCGTGTTCGACGACCCCGCCCACCGCCGGGGCGACGGGCGGCGCGTCGGCTACGTCCCGCAGGACGTCGGCGGCGCGAGCGACGGGATGCCGATCACCGTCGCCGAGGTCGTTCGGATGGGGCGCTACCCAGGACGACTGTACCGCCGGTTCGACGCCGACGACCGGCATGCGGTCGCCGCGGCGATGGACCGCGTCGGCATCGCCGACCTCGCCGACCGTCGGATCGGGCGGCTCTCCGGGGGGCAACGCCAGCGGGCGTTCATCGCGCGGGCGCTGGCCGCCGAGGCTGACCTGCTCGCGCTCGACGAGCCGACCGTCGGCGTCGACGCCGAGTCGCGCGAGGCGTTCTACGAGTTGCTGGGCGAGTTGAACGCCGAGGGGATCACGGTGGTGCTCGTCGAGCACGACATCGGCGTCGTCACCGCGCACGCCTCTGAGATCGCGTGTCTGAATCGGGAGCTGTTCTTCCACGGCGACCCCGACTCGTTCGTCGAGACGGACGCGCTCGCGGAGGCGTACGGCAACGCACACCACGTCGTCGCCCACGACCACCCATGA
- a CDS encoding serine hydrolase — MNEDARALAADVCRRTMRRDRLPAVSVCVVDRDGVVYADGFGSRDLAGNRPATPDTLYGVGSVTKSVTALALAQLRDAGMLDFDDPVSTHLDVDLGGDDDDPVRLHHLLSHSSGLPSLGTSEALIGRRLRRATDTIALASRDDFRAHVEGAAARGERVGAPGERFAYSNEGYVLLGDVVEACTGRSYDRYVEEHVLDPLDLDRATFEDAAFAMDDDHATMYLHEEGDVVAASVPTRELSRPAGGLLASVAELGRFLRLFLNEGTLDGREVVAPDSVAALTAPRVDTPSGPYGYGWRTRESCGRELVGHSGSIAVSSAYAGFCPDEGVGVAVAANSAPDYPLVRLGEAVFACALGEDPAEVVPFVERRRRFDRLTGEYAAYRGAKRAYVARDGDALRLQLVGPLGGESFPLVASDDPYTFHTPNEAGEPVPVEFRVGEDTGTTAGDGDDGSGAGRPRTRGPAVDLLYDRWHLHKVADEAVGRE; from the coding sequence ATGAACGAAGACGCGCGAGCGCTGGCGGCGGACGTGTGTCGGCGGACGATGCGACGCGACCGGCTCCCGGCGGTCAGCGTCTGCGTCGTCGACCGCGACGGCGTCGTGTACGCCGACGGCTTCGGCTCTCGCGACCTCGCCGGCAACCGCCCGGCGACGCCCGACACGCTGTACGGCGTCGGCTCGGTCACGAAGTCGGTGACGGCGCTCGCGCTGGCGCAACTGCGGGACGCCGGGATGCTCGACTTCGACGACCCCGTCTCCACCCACCTCGACGTCGACCTCGGCGGCGACGACGACGACCCGGTTCGGCTGCACCACCTGCTGTCGCACTCGTCGGGGCTCCCGTCGCTGGGTACAAGCGAGGCGCTCATCGGACGCCGACTCCGGCGCGCGACCGACACCATCGCGCTGGCGAGTCGCGACGACTTCCGCGCCCACGTGGAGGGTGCCGCCGCCCGGGGTGAGCGCGTCGGCGCGCCCGGCGAGCGATTCGCCTACAGCAACGAGGGGTACGTCCTGCTCGGCGACGTGGTGGAGGCGTGCACCGGGCGGTCGTACGACCGCTACGTCGAGGAGCACGTCCTCGACCCGCTCGACCTCGACCGCGCGACGTTCGAGGACGCGGCGTTCGCGATGGACGACGACCACGCGACGATGTACCTCCACGAGGAGGGCGACGTGGTGGCGGCGTCGGTGCCGACCCGGGAACTGTCTCGTCCCGCCGGGGGACTGCTCGCCTCGGTCGCCGAGTTGGGCCGGTTCCTGCGCCTGTTCCTCAACGAGGGGACGCTCGACGGTCGCGAAGTCGTCGCACCCGACTCGGTCGCGGCGCTGACCGCCCCGCGGGTCGACACCCCGAGCGGCCCGTACGGCTACGGCTGGCGCACCCGCGAGTCGTGCGGTCGGGAACTTGTCGGGCACTCTGGCTCTATCGCCGTCTCCTCGGCGTACGCCGGCTTCTGTCCCGACGAGGGCGTCGGCGTCGCCGTCGCGGCCAACTCCGCGCCCGACTACCCGCTCGTCCGACTCGGAGAAGCCGTCTTCGCGTGCGCGCTCGGCGAGGACCCAGCCGAGGTCGTGCCGTTCGTCGAACGCCGCCGGCGCTTCGACCGCCTGACGGGCGAGTACGCCGCCTACCGCGGCGCCAAGCGCGCGTACGTCGCCCGCGACGGCGACGCGCTCCGCCTCCAACTCGTCGGGCCGCTGGGCGGCGAGTCGTTCCCGCTGGTGGCGTCGGACGACCCGTACACGTTCCACACGCCCAACGAGGCCGGCGAACCGGTTCCCGTCGAGTTCCGCGTGGGCGAGGACACGGGCACCACCGCTGGCGACGGCGACGACGGGAGTGGGGCCGGTCGACCAAGGACTCGCGGCCCGGCGGTCGACCTGCTGTACGACCGCTGGCACCTCCACAAAGTGGCCGACGAGGCTGTCGGCCGGGAGTGA
- a CDS encoding alpha/beta hydrolase family protein: MTDTADTADAGYGVARFLAVDHVDSPTLTPDGRLLFLADTSGTPQVWTTDEPAAWPDRLTPHEERVSALAASPTDEAFVYAMDTGSDERDQLYHYDLATGVERALTADPDSTHSWGVWGPDGDRVAYAANRADDARFDVYVQSVEAPDDPAGEPERVFEGPGGFLSVAAFGPEGDRLVLTKAHSSYDEDLTLLDLATGETTRLSDDAEATYSHVHFDGAGGLVFVTNRGSDTAYVGRLSLDSGDVTPLAGHDEAPGNPGTDAWDVDALAFDPDTGRLAYTVNEGGYSSLHAGTLASDADGEFAFDSTPAPAVDGVVSDLTFGPDADRLVFTHTSPTTPYGVRAVAFGDDAATDWTPVGRNGLPDAAFHDPETVHYETFDGRGIPAYWTLPPGASAEDPVPVIVDIHGGPEHQRRPWFYPTKQFFLNRGYAVLEPNVRGSSGYGTAYSHLDDVEQRMDSVADVAAGVEWLADQPAVDDDRVVAYGRSYGGFMVLAAITEYPDLWAAAVDFVGIADFTTFLENTGEWRRSHREAEYGSLADDYDFLKAISPLTHIEEVRSPLFVQHGANDPRVPVGEAEQVVDAVREQGVPVEKLIFEDEGHHTTSRENLIAEFELIADFLDEHV, encoded by the coding sequence GTGACCGACACCGCCGACACCGCCGACGCGGGCTACGGCGTCGCCCGATTCCTCGCGGTCGACCACGTCGACTCGCCGACGCTGACGCCCGACGGGCGCCTCCTGTTCCTCGCGGACACCTCCGGCACGCCGCAGGTGTGGACGACCGACGAGCCGGCGGCGTGGCCCGACCGCCTCACGCCCCACGAGGAGCGCGTCTCCGCGCTGGCGGCCTCACCCACCGACGAGGCGTTCGTGTACGCGATGGACACCGGGAGCGACGAGCGCGACCAACTGTACCACTACGACCTCGCCACCGGCGTCGAGCGCGCGCTGACCGCCGACCCCGACTCGACCCACTCGTGGGGTGTGTGGGGACCCGACGGCGACCGCGTCGCCTACGCCGCCAACCGCGCGGACGACGCCCGATTCGACGTGTACGTGCAGTCGGTCGAGGCGCCAGACGACCCTGCGGGCGAGCCAGAGCGCGTGTTCGAGGGGCCGGGCGGGTTCCTCTCTGTCGCCGCCTTCGGGCCCGAGGGGGACCGGCTCGTGCTCACCAAAGCCCACTCCAGCTACGACGAGGACCTCACCCTCCTCGACCTGGCCACCGGCGAGACGACCCGCCTGTCGGACGACGCCGAGGCGACGTACTCGCACGTCCACTTCGACGGCGCCGGCGGTCTCGTGTTCGTCACGAACCGCGGGAGCGACACCGCCTACGTGGGCCGGCTCTCGCTCGACTCCGGCGACGTGACCCCACTGGCTGGTCACGACGAGGCGCCGGGCAACCCCGGCACCGACGCGTGGGACGTCGACGCGCTCGCGTTCGACCCCGACACCGGTCGCCTCGCGTACACTGTCAACGAGGGGGGCTACTCGTCGCTGCATGCGGGCACGCTCGCGTCCGACGCCGACGGCGAGTTCGCGTTCGACTCGACGCCCGCGCCCGCCGTCGACGGCGTCGTCTCGGACCTCACGTTCGGGCCCGACGCCGACCGCCTCGTGTTCACGCACACGTCGCCGACGACGCCGTACGGCGTGCGGGCGGTCGCGTTCGGCGACGACGCGGCGACCGACTGGACGCCGGTCGGTCGCAACGGACTCCCCGACGCCGCCTTCCACGACCCGGAGACGGTCCACTACGAGACGTTCGACGGGCGCGGCATCCCCGCCTACTGGACGCTCCCGCCGGGCGCGAGCGCCGAGGACCCGGTCCCCGTCATCGTCGACATCCACGGCGGCCCCGAACACCAGCGCCGCCCGTGGTTCTACCCGACGAAGCAGTTCTTCCTCAACAGGGGGTACGCCGTGTTGGAGCCGAACGTCCGCGGCTCCTCCGGCTACGGCACGGCGTACTCGCACCTCGACGACGTCGAGCAGCGGATGGACTCGGTCGCCGACGTGGCGGCGGGCGTCGAGTGGCTCGCCGACCAGCCCGCGGTCGACGACGACCGCGTCGTCGCCTACGGGCGCTCGTACGGCGGGTTCATGGTGCTCGCGGCCATCACCGAGTACCCCGACCTGTGGGCCGCAGCCGTCGACTTCGTCGGCATCGCGGACTTCACGACGTTCCTCGAGAACACCGGCGAGTGGCGCCGCAGCCACCGCGAGGCCGAGTACGGCTCCTTGGCGGACGACTACGACTTCCTGAAGGCCATCTCGCCGCTGACGCACATCGAGGAGGTACGCAGTCCCCTGTTCGTCCAACACGGCGCCAACGACCCGCGAGTGCCCGTCGGCGAGGCCGAACAGGTCGTCGACGCCGTCCGCGAGCAGGGCGTCCCGGTCGAGAAACTGATCTTCGAGGACGAGGGCCACCACACGACGAGTCGAGAGAACCTGATCGCGGAGTTCGAACTGATCGCCGACTTCCTGGACGAGCACGTCTGA
- a CDS encoding phosphoglycerol geranylgeranyltransferase produces the protein MSAPWEEWDHILKIDPDKELHGDETFEDACKTGTDAIEIGGTLDVTSEKATRVIEACKAHDVPLYQEPSNPAVVVDDEALDGYLIPTVFNAGEPFWITGAHKEWVRIADDLDWDRTHTEAYIVLNPDASAAQLTSADCDLTPEEVGAYARVAEKMFGQDIVYVEYSGTLGDRKTVKAAHDALEESTLFYGGGIHDYDDAHAMGQVADTVVVGDLLHDEGADAVRETVEGVKDAHADLADA, from the coding sequence ATGAGTGCGCCCTGGGAGGAGTGGGACCACATCCTCAAGATCGACCCCGACAAGGAACTCCACGGCGACGAGACGTTCGAAGACGCCTGCAAGACCGGCACGGACGCCATCGAGATCGGCGGCACGCTCGACGTGACCTCCGAGAAGGCGACCCGTGTCATCGAGGCGTGCAAGGCCCACGACGTGCCGCTGTACCAGGAGCCGTCGAACCCGGCGGTCGTCGTCGACGACGAGGCGCTCGACGGCTACCTCATCCCGACGGTGTTCAACGCCGGCGAGCCGTTCTGGATCACCGGCGCCCACAAGGAGTGGGTCCGCATCGCCGACGACCTCGACTGGGACCGCACCCACACCGAGGCGTACATCGTGCTCAACCCCGACGCCTCCGCCGCACAGCTCACCAGCGCCGACTGCGACCTCACGCCCGAGGAGGTCGGCGCGTACGCCCGCGTCGCCGAGAAGATGTTCGGCCAGGACATCGTGTACGTCGAGTACTCCGGCACCCTCGGCGACCGCAAGACGGTGAAGGCGGCCCATGACGCACTCGAGGAGTCGACGCTGTTCTACGGCGGCGGCATCCACGACTACGATGACGCCCACGCGATGGGGCAGGTGGCCGACACCGTCGTCGTCGGCGACCTCCTCCACGACGAGGGCGCCGACGCGGTCCGTGAGACCGTCGAGGGCGTGAAAGACGCCCACGCCGACCTCGCCGACGCCTGA